A window of the Mesorhizobium opportunistum WSM2075 genome harbors these coding sequences:
- the cysN gene encoding sulfate adenylyltransferase subunit CysN, which yields MLGVAQIADLEASLESQAAFQHLHAHERKSLLRFLTCGSVDDGKSTLIGRLLYDTQLLMEDQLSALAADSRRHGTTGDDLDFALLVDGLASEREQGITIDVAYRFFATEQRKFIVADTPGHEQYTRNMATGASNADLAVILVDARQGILTQTRRHSFIVSLLGIRHVVLAINKIDLIGYSQAVFDEIEAAYRSFAEPLGFVSLQAIPLSARYGDNVRTRSAKLPWYQGPTLVEYLESVEVDSDRRAAPFRMPVQWVNRPNLDFRGFAGTIAAGVVRPGDRVAVARSGVTSLVKRIVTFDGDLSEAGAGEAVTLMLEDEIDVSRGDVLAAAAERPEVSDQFAAHLLWMHDEPLIPGRPYLIKLATSVVGASVTHIKHRLDINNFAKLATKTLEKNEVGVINLMTQAPLAFDPFSRVHETGAFIVIDRMTNHTVGAGMIDFSLRRASNIHWQALDVDMNARAIAKGQKPAALWFTGLSGAGKSTIANLVEKRLHAIGKHTYLLDGDNVRHGLNRDLGFTDADRVENIRRVAETARLMVDAGLIALASFISPFRAERRMARDLFGEGQFIEIFVDTPLEVAERRDPKGLYQRARNGLIQNFTGIGSPYERPEAPHITITPDLSAEEAAELIVSYLDRGSYLGSATG from the coding sequence ATGCTTGGTGTTGCTCAAATCGCAGATCTCGAAGCTTCCCTGGAGAGCCAGGCCGCTTTCCAGCATCTTCATGCCCATGAGCGGAAAAGCCTGTTGCGGTTTCTCACCTGCGGCAGCGTGGACGACGGCAAGTCGACGCTGATCGGCAGGCTGCTCTACGACACCCAGCTGCTGATGGAAGATCAACTTTCGGCCCTTGCGGCCGATTCCCGGCGGCACGGCACGACCGGCGACGATCTCGACTTCGCACTTCTGGTTGACGGCCTCGCCAGTGAGCGCGAACAAGGCATTACGATCGATGTGGCCTATCGCTTTTTCGCCACCGAGCAGCGCAAGTTCATCGTCGCCGACACACCCGGCCATGAGCAATACACCCGCAACATGGCCACCGGCGCATCCAATGCCGACCTAGCGGTCATTCTCGTCGATGCGCGGCAGGGGATCCTCACCCAGACCCGCCGGCATTCTTTCATCGTCTCCCTGCTCGGAATCCGGCACGTCGTTCTGGCGATCAACAAGATCGACCTGATCGGCTATTCGCAAGCCGTGTTCGATGAGATCGAGGCGGCCTATCGAAGTTTTGCGGAACCGCTCGGCTTCGTCTCGTTACAGGCCATCCCTCTGTCTGCCCGTTATGGCGACAATGTTCGTACCAGAAGCGCGAAACTGCCCTGGTATCAGGGCCCGACACTCGTCGAGTATCTGGAGTCCGTCGAGGTCGACAGCGACCGCCGTGCGGCCCCGTTCCGGATGCCGGTGCAATGGGTCAATCGCCCCAACCTCGACTTTCGTGGGTTTGCCGGCACGATCGCGGCCGGGGTGGTGAGGCCTGGAGACCGCGTGGCGGTGGCGCGCTCAGGCGTTACGAGCCTGGTGAAGCGAATTGTCACTTTCGATGGCGACCTCTCCGAAGCCGGCGCCGGCGAGGCGGTCACGCTGATGCTCGAGGACGAGATCGATGTCTCCCGCGGTGACGTTCTGGCAGCCGCGGCCGAGCGACCCGAAGTCTCCGACCAGTTTGCGGCGCATTTGCTCTGGATGCATGACGAGCCATTGATCCCCGGCCGTCCCTATCTCATCAAGCTTGCCACCAGCGTCGTGGGGGCAAGCGTCACGCACATCAAACACAGGCTGGACATCAACAATTTCGCAAAGCTCGCCACGAAGACGCTCGAGAAGAACGAAGTTGGCGTCATCAATTTGATGACACAGGCGCCGCTTGCTTTCGATCCTTTCAGCCGGGTGCATGAGACTGGTGCTTTCATCGTCATCGACCGGATGACCAATCACACGGTTGGCGCCGGGATGATCGACTTCAGCCTGCGCAGGGCAAGCAACATTCATTGGCAGGCGCTGGACGTGGACATGAACGCGCGCGCGATCGCCAAGGGCCAAAAGCCGGCGGCGCTGTGGTTCACCGGCCTCTCCGGCGCCGGCAAGTCGACGATCGCAAATCTCGTTGAGAAGCGCCTTCACGCGATCGGCAAGCACACCTACCTTCTGGATGGCGACAATGTCCGCCACGGCCTGAACCGGGATCTCGGCTTTACCGACGCTGACCGCGTCGAGAACATTCGTCGTGTCGCTGAAACCGCAAGGCTGATGGTCGATGCGGGGTTGATAGCGCTGGCTTCCTTCATTTCACCATTCCGGGCGGAACGCCGGATGGCGCGCGACCTTTTCGGCGAAGGGCAGTTTATCGAGATCTTTGTCGATACACCGCTGGAAGTGGCGGAGCGACGTGACCCGAAGGGTCTGTACCAACGCGCCCGAAACGGATTGATACAGAATTTCACCGGCATCG
- the cysD gene encoding sulfate adenylyltransferase subunit CysD: MTLATQASTTVPIASRRLGPSSPTLTHLQRLEAESIHIIREVAAELRNPVMLYSVGKDSAVMLHLAMKAFYPSQLPFPLLHIDTTWKFKEMIRFRDETVARLGLDLLVRRNEAGLAEGITPFTHNSSIYTQIMKTEALKSALSSFGFDAAFGGARRDEEKSRAKERVFSLRSENHGWDPKNQRPELWNLYNGRLRPGESVRVFPLSNWTETDIWQYIMREKIPIVSLYFAAKRPVVERNGQWIMVDDDRLPLRPGEVPEMRSVRFRTLGCYPLTAATESTAATLPEVLQETLATRTSERSGRLIDHDEAASMEKKKREGYF; the protein is encoded by the coding sequence ATGACCCTTGCGACCCAAGCTTCAACCACCGTGCCCATAGCGTCGCGACGCCTTGGTCCGTCATCGCCGACCCTCACGCATCTGCAGCGGCTCGAGGCTGAATCGATCCACATCATTCGCGAGGTGGCGGCCGAATTGCGCAACCCTGTGATGTTGTATTCCGTGGGCAAGGACTCGGCGGTGATGCTGCATCTGGCGATGAAGGCCTTCTACCCTTCGCAACTGCCGTTCCCCTTGCTCCACATCGACACCACCTGGAAATTCAAGGAAATGATCCGCTTCCGCGACGAAACCGTCGCGCGGCTTGGCCTGGACCTGCTGGTGCGTCGCAACGAAGCCGGTCTTGCCGAGGGCATCACACCGTTTACCCACAACTCATCGATCTACACGCAGATCATGAAGACGGAAGCGTTGAAATCGGCGCTGTCCTCGTTCGGTTTCGATGCCGCCTTTGGCGGGGCGCGGCGAGATGAAGAGAAAAGCCGTGCGAAAGAGCGGGTGTTTTCGCTTCGAAGCGAGAACCATGGCTGGGATCCGAAGAACCAGCGTCCGGAGTTGTGGAACCTCTACAACGGCCGTCTGAGGCCCGGCGAATCCGTTCGCGTCTTCCCCCTCTCGAATTGGACCGAAACCGACATCTGGCAATACATCATGAGGGAGAAAATCCCCATCGTGTCGCTCTACTTTGCCGCAAAGCGTCCGGTGGTGGAGCGCAACGGACAATGGATCATGGTGGACGACGATCGTCTGCCGCTACGCCCGGGCGAGGTGCCCGAAATGCGTTCGGTGCGCTTCCGCACCCTTGGTTGCTATCCGCTGACCGCGGCCACCGAAAGCACGGCCGCTACTCTTCCCGAAGTGCTCCAGGAAACGCTTGCCACCCGGACGTCCGAGCGGTCGGGCCGTTTGATCGATCATGACGAGGCGGCATCGATGGAAAAGAAAAAGCGTGAGGGGTACTTCTGA
- a CDS encoding lipopolysaccharide biosynthesis protein has product MEALKRRSAGRTRLANIAHLLTGNFLGSLLGLVAFALSARALGVANYGQLALIIAFTRVVERVVSFQSWQPIIKYAAGLDASSDRDALRILMKFGLLIDVGAAVCAWVIAMGAALLVAPFFGWSAEVVQLLVLYSSVLLFQISGVPVAVQRMAGNFRLLAYGQLLNAVLRVLLCLLGVLLKADLAYFTAVWAGTQILGSLTLLTLTMRALHRQGVRKILRAPLAGITSRFPGIWNFAWSSNISLTLRVSAQELDTLLVGFLADPASAGLYQIAKRIGRVGQQVGPQVQNVLYPDVARFWAQGSIGKFKRAVFQAEAMLFGFGILCILIVAAFVRPLLMWTAGPAFLGAANLVIVQMVAVAFVLSGSAARSALLAMGKQREVLRIVIVATAAFHITALLLIPRIGAMGGNIAHIVLGILWTSGLAFSLKQALKTTHSDRPTRPVDSLNQADLSPSKAI; this is encoded by the coding sequence ATGGAGGCCCTCAAACGCAGGAGCGCCGGCCGCACGCGCCTGGCCAATATCGCACACCTTCTGACGGGCAATTTTCTCGGTTCATTGCTCGGGCTCGTGGCATTTGCGCTTTCGGCGCGCGCCCTTGGCGTGGCGAACTATGGCCAGCTTGCGTTGATTATCGCGTTCACCCGCGTGGTCGAGCGCGTTGTCAGTTTCCAGTCCTGGCAGCCGATCATCAAATATGCGGCGGGCCTGGACGCGTCCTCGGATCGCGATGCACTGCGCATTCTCATGAAATTTGGCCTGCTTATCGATGTTGGCGCCGCCGTTTGCGCCTGGGTCATCGCCATGGGCGCCGCACTTCTCGTCGCGCCGTTCTTCGGTTGGTCCGCGGAAGTCGTGCAACTTCTTGTCCTGTATTCCAGCGTCCTGCTGTTCCAGATATCGGGCGTTCCGGTCGCGGTGCAGCGCATGGCCGGCAACTTCCGCCTCCTGGCCTACGGGCAGCTGCTCAATGCGGTTTTGCGGGTGTTGCTGTGCTTGCTCGGGGTGCTGCTCAAGGCTGATCTCGCCTATTTCACCGCGGTTTGGGCTGGAACACAGATCCTCGGGTCCCTGACACTCTTGACCCTGACGATGCGCGCCCTGCACAGGCAGGGCGTTCGCAAGATCCTGCGCGCGCCTCTGGCCGGAATCACAAGCCGCTTTCCCGGCATCTGGAATTTCGCCTGGTCTTCGAACATTTCGCTCACATTGCGCGTGAGCGCTCAGGAGCTCGATACGCTGCTGGTCGGGTTCCTGGCCGACCCGGCTTCAGCGGGCTTGTATCAAATCGCCAAGCGCATAGGGCGCGTCGGCCAGCAGGTCGGTCCACAGGTCCAGAACGTTCTTTATCCCGACGTGGCCCGCTTCTGGGCGCAGGGAAGCATCGGAAAATTCAAACGCGCGGTCTTTCAAGCCGAAGCCATGCTGTTCGGCTTTGGCATCCTCTGCATATTGATCGTCGCGGCGTTCGTCCGGCCGCTGCTCATGTGGACCGCGGGTCCTGCTTTTCTCGGCGCGGCCAACCTCGTCATCGTGCAGATGGTGGCGGTCGCGTTCGTGCTCTCGGGCTCCGCCGCCCGCTCCGCACTGCTGGCCATGGGCAAACAGCGCGAGGTGTTGCGGATTGTCATTGTTGCGACGGCCGCCTTCCACATCACGGCACTTCTGCTGATCCCGCGCATCGGTGCGATGGGCGGCAACATCGCCCACATCGTGCTGGGCATATTGTGGACCTCGGGTTTGGCGTTTTCATTGAAACAAGCGTTGAAGACCACCCACTCCGACAGGCCGACACGGCCGGTGGACAGCCTCAATCAGGCAGATCTTTCTCCTTCAAAGGCAATCTAG
- a CDS encoding sulfotransferase domain-containing protein — MLTTQRALRKMETRIKMTWAASGADAFLVSYPKSGRTWFRHILSDYFSRTAHDGNVDLFRMFEVLPNFDLDPERGIPAFRYTEQRSRVPLILVSHLNYRHMLFLHRPVIFMVRDPRDVVVSAYFHATRHKHRFEGDMDAFICDYQQGLPALIVYLNSWAKGLKHHRHAVLSYEELTGDPVGTSSRILRFLRHDPSAADLEEAIEASRFEAMREHEVAGGLPAHVYDRGDAESRRMRRGKVGGFADYLTDAQAELIERTCSEWLTSAAKELLCRGGIHFSRYN; from the coding sequence ATGCTAACCACCCAGCGCGCCCTGCGCAAAATGGAAACGCGCATCAAGATGACCTGGGCCGCCTCCGGAGCGGACGCGTTCCTCGTCTCCTATCCGAAATCCGGGCGAACCTGGTTCAGGCATATCCTGTCGGACTACTTCAGTCGGACGGCTCACGACGGAAATGTCGACCTCTTCCGCATGTTCGAAGTCCTTCCGAACTTCGACCTCGATCCGGAGCGTGGGATTCCGGCTTTCCGTTACACTGAACAGCGCTCCCGGGTGCCGCTTATCCTCGTTTCGCACCTCAACTACAGGCATATGCTATTCCTGCACCGGCCGGTCATTTTCATGGTTCGCGATCCTCGCGACGTTGTGGTGTCGGCCTATTTCCACGCGACGCGCCACAAGCATCGATTCGAAGGCGATATGGATGCTTTCATCTGCGACTATCAGCAGGGCCTGCCGGCTCTTATCGTGTATCTGAACAGCTGGGCGAAGGGCCTGAAACATCACAGGCATGCCGTCTTGAGCTATGAAGAACTGACCGGTGACCCTGTCGGCACGTCCTCGCGCATTCTGAGATTCCTACGGCACGATCCGTCCGCAGCTGACCTCGAGGAGGCCATCGAGGCTTCCCGCTTTGAAGCGATGCGTGAACATGAGGTGGCGGGGGGCCTGCCGGCGCATGTGTATGACAGAGGCGACGCCGAAAGCCGGCGCATGCGCCGCGGAAAGGTCGGAGGTTTCGCCGACTACCTCACCGACGCGCAAGCCGAACTGATTGAACGGACCTGCTCCGAGTGGTTGACCTCGGCCGCCAAGGAGTTGCTTTGCCGCGGTGGAATCCACTTCTCGCGGTACAATTGA
- a CDS encoding glycosyltransferase family 4 protein translates to MDWGAGLTLLDRDAVAGESLRVGSNRPHVVIVLPGLGAGGTEHVVNVLANQWAARGWHVTLVTFEAPGPPPYYHFDAAVRIERLGLPQMKRSRLGAIGAGARRIFLLRRTLRKLAPDVILSFLTRTNVMSLAASRGLGLDVVVSERNNPALQDVGPVWRFLRAKLYPSAFGLVTMTTGALNYFSPAMRRRSWVIPNPVDLPATGKPRRNGAVLVAVGRLVPQKGFDLLLKAFANIRRDFPEWKLVIWGEGPDRAELEAERDRLGLQGCVEMPGVTSRPGIWVETADAFVLSSRYEGWGIVLLEAMAAGLPVISFDCQWGPREMVDNEKDGLLVENGSVDALAQGLRRLLGDETLRKKLGAAAAASAARFTPEYVMQNWDQVIHAVLAARGNKELSPC, encoded by the coding sequence ATGGACTGGGGCGCGGGCCTGACACTTCTGGATCGCGATGCCGTCGCGGGTGAATCCTTGCGCGTCGGCTCCAACCGGCCGCATGTGGTGATCGTCCTGCCTGGACTGGGCGCCGGCGGCACCGAACATGTCGTCAATGTTCTCGCCAATCAGTGGGCGGCAAGGGGCTGGCATGTGACGCTGGTTACATTCGAGGCCCCCGGTCCCCCGCCTTACTATCATTTCGATGCCGCGGTCAGGATAGAGCGGTTGGGATTGCCGCAGATGAAGCGGTCCAGGCTGGGGGCAATTGGCGCCGGCGCACGCCGGATATTTCTCCTGCGTCGAACGCTCAGGAAACTGGCTCCGGATGTGATCCTGAGCTTTCTCACGCGCACGAACGTGATGTCGCTGGCGGCAAGCCGGGGCCTCGGCCTCGACGTCGTGGTTTCGGAGCGCAACAATCCCGCGCTGCAGGATGTTGGCCCGGTCTGGCGGTTCCTGCGGGCAAAGCTTTATCCATCCGCCTTCGGATTGGTCACCATGACCACTGGCGCACTGAACTACTTCAGCCCTGCCATGCGAAGGCGCAGCTGGGTTATTCCCAATCCTGTCGATCTTCCCGCAACAGGCAAACCGCGCCGGAACGGCGCCGTGCTCGTCGCTGTCGGCCGCCTGGTCCCGCAGAAAGGCTTCGACCTGCTGCTGAAGGCATTCGCCAACATCCGCCGCGATTTTCCCGAATGGAAGCTGGTCATCTGGGGCGAAGGTCCCGACCGTGCCGAATTGGAAGCCGAGCGGGATCGCCTGGGCCTGCAGGGTTGCGTTGAAATGCCCGGGGTAACCAGCCGGCCTGGCATCTGGGTGGAGACCGCCGACGCCTTTGTCCTTTCGTCCCGCTACGAAGGTTGGGGGATTGTGCTGCTGGAGGCAATGGCGGCCGGCCTGCCCGTCATATCCTTCGACTGCCAGTGGGGTCCTCGCGAGATGGTCGATAATGAGAAGGACGGACTTCTCGTCGAGAACGGAAGTGTCGACGCGCTCGCGCAGGGCCTGCGGCGGCTGCTTGGCGATGAAACACTCCGCAAAAAACTCGGCGCGGCCGCAGCGGCAAGTGCTGCAAGGTTCACGCCTGAATATGTGATGCAGAACTGGGACCAGGTCATTCACGCCGTCCTGGCGGCGCGCGGCAATAAAGAGCTCTCGCCATGCTAA
- a CDS encoding formyltransferase family protein, with product MRIAFVGAVEGSRVAFDALVEAGMTPSLLVTLADDASARHSDFVDLSGPARAAGASAHLTKNINAPDTIAWLTEGRPDLTLVVGWSQICRAEFRAIARLGSIGFHPAPLPRFRGRAVIPWTIIANEKETGSTFFRLDEGVDSGPIVMQKLFPVAEDETARSLYEKHKQALREMTPLVVSAIARDNNVGILQDDSLASYCAKRSADDGSIDWTQTAESILRLVRAVGDPYPGAFTLDGGSKIFVDQARMFAGRGRYIGLSGQVQAHTGSGFAVLCGDGETIEVTSWRGTKPKLHAKLVSA from the coding sequence ATGCGCATAGCCTTTGTCGGTGCGGTGGAGGGGTCCCGTGTTGCGTTTGACGCCCTCGTCGAAGCGGGCATGACGCCCTCGCTGCTTGTCACCTTGGCGGACGACGCTTCCGCACGCCATTCCGATTTCGTCGATCTGTCAGGTCCGGCGCGCGCAGCGGGAGCCTCGGCCCATCTGACCAAGAATATCAACGCGCCCGACACAATCGCCTGGCTCACGGAAGGGCGCCCCGATTTGACGCTGGTCGTCGGCTGGTCGCAGATCTGCCGGGCCGAATTTCGTGCGATCGCCCGCCTTGGATCGATAGGCTTCCATCCGGCCCCACTGCCGCGCTTTCGGGGCAGGGCGGTAATCCCGTGGACGATCATCGCCAACGAGAAGGAGACCGGGTCCACATTTTTTCGGCTCGACGAAGGCGTCGATAGCGGTCCCATTGTAATGCAGAAGCTTTTTCCCGTGGCCGAGGACGAGACCGCGCGTTCACTCTACGAAAAGCACAAGCAGGCCCTGCGGGAAATGACACCTCTCGTGGTCTCGGCGATCGCTCGCGACAACAACGTGGGCATTTTGCAGGACGACTCGCTCGCCAGCTACTGCGCCAAGCGCTCGGCGGACGACGGATCGATAGATTGGACGCAAACGGCGGAAAGCATTCTTCGCCTTGTCCGCGCTGTCGGCGACCCCTATCCAGGCGCCTTCACTCTCGACGGGGGGAGCAAGATCTTCGTCGACCAGGCACGCATGTTTGCGGGGCGAGGGCGCTACATAGGGCTGAGCGGCCAGGTCCAGGCTCACACCGGCAGCGGTTTTGCCGTGCTTTGCGGCGACGGAGAAACCATCGAAGTCACATCCTGGCGCGGTACCAAGCCCAAGCTACATGCCAAGCTGGTGTCTGCCTGA
- a CDS encoding NAD-dependent epimerase/dehydratase family protein, whose product MRYFVTGTAGFIGFHLARRLLDEGHSVTGFDGMTPYYDVTLKQSRHALLQRYGAFRFHIGQLEDMDALRRAADLANPDVIVHLAAQAGVRYSIDNPRSYTDSNLVGSFNVLELARDLKPRHLLIASTSSVYGANETTPFVETDQTDWPLTFYAATKKAVEAMSHSYSHLFQVPTTSFRFFTVYGPWGRPDMALFKFVDAIENGRPIEIYGEGAMRRDFTYVGDLVEAIVRLIGCAPVCGQPVSGPDVVDTLSPVAPWRVVNIGGGQPVELLSFIETIENCLAKRAIRKSLPMQSGDMSVTYADPRLLQTLTGFRPETSVEDGVAAFVRWYLQERPSRPTIAA is encoded by the coding sequence ATGAGGTATTTCGTCACCGGAACCGCCGGATTTATCGGATTTCATCTGGCGCGCCGTCTGTTGGACGAAGGTCACTCCGTGACCGGCTTCGACGGGATGACGCCTTATTACGACGTCACGTTGAAGCAATCCCGACATGCCCTATTGCAGCGATACGGCGCCTTTCGCTTCCACATCGGACAGTTGGAAGACATGGACGCCCTGCGGCGGGCGGCAGACTTGGCGAACCCCGATGTGATTGTCCATCTGGCCGCGCAGGCCGGTGTGCGATACTCGATCGACAATCCGCGAAGCTACACCGACAGCAATCTGGTCGGTTCCTTCAACGTGCTTGAGCTTGCCCGCGATCTAAAGCCACGGCATCTGCTGATTGCCTCCACCAGCTCGGTCTACGGCGCGAATGAAACGACCCCGTTCGTCGAGACCGACCAGACCGACTGGCCGCTGACGTTCTACGCCGCCACCAAGAAGGCGGTGGAGGCGATGTCCCATTCGTATTCGCATCTTTTCCAGGTTCCAACGACGTCCTTCCGCTTCTTCACCGTGTATGGCCCCTGGGGCCGACCCGACATGGCGCTCTTCAAATTCGTTGACGCCATCGAGAACGGTCGCCCGATTGAAATCTATGGCGAAGGCGCGATGAGACGCGACTTCACCTATGTCGGCGATCTTGTTGAAGCCATCGTTCGGCTCATCGGATGCGCGCCCGTTTGCGGCCAGCCGGTGTCGGGCCCTGATGTCGTCGATACGCTGTCACCCGTGGCGCCATGGCGTGTGGTCAATATAGGCGGCGGCCAGCCGGTGGAGCTGTTGTCTTTCATCGAGACAATCGAGAACTGCCTCGCCAAACGCGCCATCCGGAAAAGCCTGCCGATGCAATCAGGAGATATGTCGGTGACATATGCCGACCCGCGCCTCCTGCAGACCCTGACAGGCTTTCGCCCCGAGACCAGCGTCGAGGATGGGGTGGCTGCCTTCGTGCGCTGGTATCTGCAAGAACGGCCATCGCGCCCGACAATCGCAGCCTAG
- a CDS encoding UDP-glucose dehydrogenase family protein: protein MRIAVVGSGYVGLVSGACLADFGHKVVCIDKAEAKIVDLQAGRMPIYEPGLEDLVSKNSATGQLAFTSELAPAVADADVVFIAVGTPSRRGDGHADLSYIYEAAREIAAAVRGFTVVCVKSTVPVGTGDEVERIIRNCNPAADVAIVSNPEFLREGAAIDDFKRPDRIVIGLPSDERSREVMAEVYRPLYLNQAPIMFTGRRTSELIKYAANAFLALKITFINEIADLCENVGANVQEVARGIGLDNRIGSKFLHAGPGYGGSCFPKDTLALVKTAQDSGAPLRLIETTVAVNDQRKRTMARRIVLACGGNVRAKTIAVLGLTFKPNTDDVRDAPSLSIIQALIDFGAHVRVYDPEGMEQAKLMLGATVDYAKGVYECAKGADALVIVTEWNQFRALDFERLSRSMSKQVVVDLRNIYRREEVCKHGFEYVNIGEGVAEDISVFAAAAE from the coding sequence ATGCGCATTGCGGTTGTCGGCTCAGGGTATGTCGGTCTCGTGTCTGGAGCATGCTTGGCTGACTTTGGTCACAAAGTCGTCTGCATCGACAAGGCAGAAGCAAAAATTGTCGATCTTCAGGCTGGAAGAATGCCGATCTATGAGCCCGGTCTCGAAGACCTCGTCAGCAAGAATTCCGCGACCGGGCAGCTCGCCTTCACCAGCGAACTTGCGCCAGCGGTCGCAGACGCGGATGTGGTGTTCATTGCCGTCGGGACGCCTTCGCGGCGAGGCGACGGTCACGCCGATCTTTCCTATATCTACGAGGCGGCGCGGGAAATCGCAGCCGCGGTTCGCGGCTTCACGGTGGTCTGTGTCAAATCCACAGTGCCGGTGGGGACCGGAGATGAAGTCGAACGGATCATCCGCAACTGCAATCCGGCGGCGGATGTGGCAATTGTGTCGAACCCGGAATTCCTCCGCGAAGGGGCTGCCATCGACGACTTCAAACGGCCCGACAGGATCGTTATCGGCCTGCCGTCGGACGAACGCAGCCGCGAGGTGATGGCGGAAGTCTACCGGCCGCTCTATCTCAACCAGGCGCCGATCATGTTCACCGGACGTCGCACGTCAGAACTGATAAAATATGCGGCCAACGCCTTCCTGGCGCTCAAGATTACATTCATCAACGAAATCGCGGATCTTTGCGAGAACGTGGGCGCGAACGTGCAGGAGGTGGCCCGAGGTATCGGGCTCGACAATCGCATTGGCTCGAAATTCCTGCATGCAGGACCAGGGTACGGGGGATCCTGTTTTCCCAAGGACACGCTGGCTCTCGTCAAGACGGCGCAAGATAGCGGTGCGCCGCTGCGGCTGATCGAAACAACCGTCGCCGTGAACGACCAGCGAAAGCGCACAATGGCCCGCAGGATCGTCCTCGCCTGCGGCGGCAACGTGCGCGCAAAGACGATAGCCGTGCTCGGCCTCACATTCAAACCCAACACGGATGACGTCCGTGACGCACCCTCCCTCTCGATCATCCAGGCTTTGATCGATTTTGGGGCGCATGTCCGCGTGTATGACCCGGAAGGCATGGAACAGGCCAAGCTCATGCTCGGTGCGACCGTCGATTACGCGAAGGGAGTATACGAATGTGCCAAGGGCGCCGATGCCTTGGTGATCGTCACCGAGTGGAACCAGTTCCGCGCCCTGGATTTTGAACGCCTGTCACGCTCCATGTCGAAGCAGGTCGTGGTCGACCTTCGCAACATCTACAGGCGCGAAGAGGTCTGCAAGCATGGCTTCGAGTACGTGAACATAGGCGAGGGTGTGGCAGAGGACATATCTGTTTTTGCCGCGGCCGCCGAATGA
- a CDS encoding peptidoglycan-binding domain-containing protein produces MKSHRARAGALCLALMMMSEHSIAQSQLSQAEIYRAQARLFESNFLTRIPDGRIGQRTLDALRAWQRQAKRPQTAELTKKEFDQLMRFDPGKHAWEAISGSTDGTWIAVWGHRSGVEAAKKALAGCQKKSSRPDDCSYVSNSVDRSGPGWSAAVFCEQQGLFRKKGQMFLHNGLSRKSAMDQAFAAASTAKFRQSQCTLVKALNGNGQQ; encoded by the coding sequence ATGAAAAGTCACCGTGCCAGGGCCGGCGCACTGTGCTTGGCGCTGATGATGATGTCGGAACACTCCATCGCGCAGTCCCAACTGAGCCAGGCAGAAATCTATCGGGCCCAGGCGCGGCTGTTCGAGAGCAATTTCCTGACTCGTATTCCCGACGGCAGGATTGGTCAGCGGACGTTGGACGCTCTGAGAGCCTGGCAGCGACAGGCGAAGCGGCCGCAGACCGCGGAATTGACGAAGAAAGAGTTCGATCAGCTGATGCGTTTCGATCCCGGCAAACACGCTTGGGAAGCGATATCCGGATCAACGGACGGGACCTGGATCGCGGTTTGGGGACATCGCTCGGGGGTAGAAGCAGCCAAAAAGGCTTTGGCGGGGTGCCAGAAGAAATCGTCTCGGCCCGACGATTGTTCGTACGTCTCCAATTCCGTAGATCGGAGCGGCCCAGGGTGGTCTGCTGCCGTTTTTTGTGAGCAGCAAGGTCTCTTTCGAAAGAAAGGGCAGATGTTCCTGCACAATGGCTTGAGCCGGAAATCAGCCATGGACCAAGCGTTCGCTGCTGCATCGACCGCGAAATTCCGCCAGTCTCAATGCACTCTCGTGAAGGCATTGAACGGAAACGGACAACAGTGA